The sequence ACCGTGGGCAATCCATTCTTCGATTTGGCGCGTTTGGGTTTCACGCCGCTCGTGGCGGTAAACGTTGGTAGCCAGGATCTTTTGCTTGGTTGGGAAGTTTTTCGGGTGGGAGGCAAGTTCGTGCCCATGCCGCTTTATTGGGCGCTTCGTGATGAAGGGCCGCTCGACGAGGTCGTACCGCGGCCGGACGAGGCGTGACGAGCGGCTGCGACGAACCGCAATACGAAGCCGAGTATTGCTTTGACGGCGCCATCGACAACATCGATCGCAAGCGGAACACGCAAGACAAACCACATTTGTCTTCGCATCAGCTCTGCTACCGCTCATTGATATACAGGCTGCTTGACAGGCGGCGCGCGTTCGCCCTAGCGTGCGCGCGTCCCCTCGATCCATCACGATATCCATGACGAACGCTCAACCGGACCGTCGCACGATCGCTGTCGTATCGCTCTTGTTTTTTCTTTCAGGTGCGACGGCGCTCACAGCCGAGGTCGTGCTGAACAAGCTCCTCACCTATGTTTTCGGTTCGAGTCATCTGTCGACGTCGACCGTGCTTGCGGCATACATGGCGGGGCTTTCTGCTGGCGCTTGGTTATTCGGCCGCCGGGCGCACGAGCGGGCGCGCCCCGTGCTGGCTTACGCGATTCTCGAATTTGCCGTCGGCGTTTTTTATGCCCTTCTGCCGCTGGTGTTTGGACCGTTTCAGCGCCTTGGCATATCGCTCGCAGCTCCGCTCGCGGACGCACCCGTGTCGCTCACCGCAGTTCGGTTTGTCCTTTCGTTTGCCCTCGTATTCGCACCAACGCTCATGATGGGGGACACTTCCGACGCTTTTGGCTGCATTTCGGCGTGGCCAGGCGATCGAAAAAACCTTCCGCTTCTCTATGCCGTCAATACGCTCGGAGCCGCATCAGGCGTTCTCTTGGCAAGTTACGCGGTCGTTCCCGCAATCGGCCTCGACGGAGCACTTTACGCATGCGCCGCAGTAAACTTCGTCGTTGCATTGATCAGCGTGGTCCTTTCGCGACGCATTGGACCAATTCCGCGAGATGCCGTAAATACCGCATCTTCTTCCGACACGGCCGCGGACGCAATGCCCAGCACCTGGACGTTGCGGCCGCGCGTGGCGCTCGGGCTCGCATTCGCGCAGGGAGCGCTCGCATTCGTGCTCGAAGTGGTGTGGTTTCATTTGATCGGCACAGTCATTGGCGTGACGACCTATGCGTTTGCGCTGATGCTTTTCTCCATTTTGCTCGGCATAGGACTCGGTAGCCTGCTCCTTCCGTTCGTTGCGAGAAAAACGCGCCTGCCCTCGGCATCCATTTTCGTTTGGGCCATGATGCTCGCCGCGTTTGGAGTCGCCTTTTCGCTCGGCGGATGGGACGAATTTTCGAGCATCATCGATTTCACGCCATCCCTCGAGGAACCCGGCCATTTTTTCGCGCGTGAAGCAGTTCGTCTCGCGTTTTGTCTCGTGCTCCTTTTGCCTACGACCCTTGCGCTCGGCATGTCACTTCCGGCGCTCGCTGCTGCCACGCGTGAAGACGACGGACGACACGGTGCGTGGGTGGGTCGTTTTTGCATCGAATACGCTCGGCACGATTACCGGATCACTCACCTGCGGATTCGTGCTTCTCGGACGATTTCCGTCGGATCGCATTCTATCATTTGGTGCAGTGCTCGCGGTTGGTCTTGCTGCGGCTGCATTCATTTCCGGGCTGAATTCGCATACAGGACGAACGCCTTCTCGCACTGAACGCTGGGCCATCGTAATGGCTGCTGCGGCATGTTTGGCGGTCGTCGTATCCTTCCGAGGGTGGGATACGTATCGGCTCACGCAGGGTAGCCATTATTATTGGGAGCCTCCCGAGGCGACGCGCGAAAGCGAAGTTGCATGGATCCGTGAAGACGCGCAAAGCGGTTTCATTACGGTGATGCGCGCCAAGAATGGCAAGCGCACGATGCGAACGAATGGGAAATACGAGGGCAACAGCGAACCTGGCGAATTCCAAGATCTCTTTGCGCTGCTCGGCGGGCTCTACATCAAGCATTACGAACGCGCAATGCTCGTCGGCATGGGCCCTGCCCGCACGCTTGGCGTGCTGCATGCCATGCCATTCAAAAAAATCGAGATGATTGAATACAGTCCCGCCATCATCGAAGGTGCACGCAGTCAATTTCGGAATTTTCCGCCGCTGCATTCAACGACACGCCCCGCGTTTCGGTTGTTGCGACGACGGACGCAATTGGATTCAGTTGGCACGCGAGCCCTACGATTACATTGCAGTTGGAATTACGGGAGCTGCTTTCGCTGGCGCAGGGAATATTTACAGCCGCGACTTTTTCCGGGCGGTCTCGGACAAACTACACCCCGACGGCATTTTCATGCTTTGGGTTCAGGTGCACCACGTTTTTCCCCAGGATGTGCGATCGGTGGTGCACACGCTGCGAACGGTCTTCCCGCATGTCCACATGTATACCGATCCCTGGCAAATGCAGGGCTACTTGTTGGCGTCGCGATCCGAGCTGTCGATCGACCCGCTTCTCGTAAAAAAATTGAATGATTCCGACCATATTCGCTCGGTGCTATCGCAGCACCAACTGGATTCGGTATTGGATCTCGTCGAACGGAGCGTTTTTACGACCGAGGACGAGTTTTCACGATATCTGGCGGACCCGGCCGTCGGCCAACCTCCAATACTGCTCACGGATCTTTTTCCTGCATTCGAGTATTCAACGCCGTATGCCCTTGCCGAAAGGCTCAACTCGTTCTACTTCCATCGGTATTCGGACAATCGGCTGCCTCCGATGTCGCCGGACGTCACGGCCGAAGAAAGGGCGGTGCTCGAATGGCGTCGCGCGCTTGGATGGGGCGACAAGCGGGGGGCGCTCGAAGCACTACGCCGCGCCAAGGAGTTTG is a genomic window of Polyangiaceae bacterium containing:
- a CDS encoding fused MFS/spermidine synthase; translation: MTNAQPDRRTIAVVSLLFFLSGATALTAEVVLNKLLTYVFGSSHLSTSTVLAAYMAGLSAGAWLFGRRAHERARPVLAYAILEFAVGVFYALLPLVFGPFQRLGISLAAPLADAPVSLTAVRFVLSFALVFAPTLMMGDTSDAFGCISAWPGDRKNLPLLYAVNTLGAASGVLLASYAVVPAIGLDGALYACAAVNFVVALISVVLSRRIGPIPRDAVNTASSSDTAADAMPSTWTLRPRVALGLAFAQGALAFVLEVVWFHLIGTVIGVTTYAFALMLFSILLGIGLGSLLLPFVARKTRLPSASIFVWAMMLAAFGVAFSLGGWDEFSSIIDFTPSLEEPGHFFAREAVRLAFCLVLLLPTTLALGMSLPALAAATREDDGRHGAWVGRFCIEYARHDYRITHLRIRASRTISVGSHSIIWCSARGWSCCGCIHFRAEFAYRTNAFSH